In Populus nigra chromosome 1, ddPopNigr1.1, whole genome shotgun sequence, one genomic interval encodes:
- the LOC133688457 gene encoding uncharacterized protein LOC133688457, giving the protein MDFSSASASASPLCRSPPRTRSRRWRQSRTCTAVVVVAALVITTTAWLSLVFSGTTARWCWHRLKNWEGSLHTLPWKPQSQNPNGVEEEDKVLSLEGIAPSLPLGRNRSLSEEERRRDGAGLALNHIVFGIAGSSQLWKRRKELIRLWWRKDSSMRGHVWVEEQVDDKEWDESLPRIMISEDTSRFRYTNPTGHPSGLRIARIVLETFRLGLSDVRWFVLGDDDTIFSVDNLVDVLSKYDCNEMVYIGGPSESHSANTYFSHNMAYGGGGIAISYPLAKALYSVLDDCLERYHRLYGSDDRLLACISELGVPLSREHGFHQWDIRGSAHGLLSAHPISPFVSIHHVEAVEPIYPGMSSLDSLKLFTKAMKVDPMSFLQRSICYDHARRLTFSVSLGYAIQVFPSIVLPRVLERSEMTFSAWNKIHNLNEFDLDTRDPSKSVCKSPVLFFLEDVERQGNTTLGTYVRAGRLKDDLKRKVLCFPRSAPLPYVGRIRALGYPLKNWHLSPRRLCCKLNQTSDELLTISVKQCGKGSFGSFADSV; this is encoded by the exons ATGGATTTTTCTTCCGCCTCCGCCTCCGCCTCCCCTCTCTGCCGCTCGCCGCCCCGCACTCGCAGTCGTAGATGGCGTCAGAGTCGGACTTGTACCGCTGTTGTTGTGGTGGCTGCACTTGTGATTACTACTACAGCCTGGCTGTCTCTTGTTTTCTCCGGCACTACTGCTCGGTGGTGTTGGCATAGGCTTAAGAACTGGGAAGGAAGTCTGCATACGCTCCCGTGGAAACCACAAAGTCAGAATCCAAATGGGGTTGAGGAAGAAGATAAGGTTTTGTCTCTAGAAGGAATTGCTCCGTCTCTTCCATTAGGAAGAAACAGGAGCCTATCGGAGGAGGAGAGACGAAGAGATGGAGCAGGGCTAGCGTTAAATCATATAGTTTTCGGCATTGCAGGGTCTTCTCAGCTgtggaagagaaggaaagagcTTATAAGGCTATGGTGGAGAAAGGATTCTTCAATGCGGGGTCATGTTTGGGTGGAAGAGCAAGTGGATGATAAAGAATGGGATGAGTCATTGCCAAGGATTATGATTTCGGAGGATACTTCTCGGTTTCGGTACACGAATCCGACCGGACATCCTTCTGGGCTTCGGATTGCGCGCATTGTGTTGGAAACTTTTCGACTAGGTTTGTCTGATGTTCGATGGTTTGTTTTGGGAGATGATGATACTATTTTTAGTGTAGATAATTTGGTTGATGTATTGAGTAAGTATGATTGTAATGAGATGGTTTATATCGGCGGTCCCTCAGAGAGTCACTCTGCTAATACTTATTTTAGTCATAATATGGCTTATGGAGGTGGCGGGATTGCTATAAGTTATCCTCTTGCCAAGGCGCTTTATAGTGTTCTTGATGATTGTCTTGAGAGATATCATAGGTTATATGGAAGTGATGATAGACTCCTCGCTTGTATTTCCGAGCTTGGCGTTCCTTTATCAAGAGAACATGGGTTTCACCAG TGGGATATCAGGGGTAGCGCTCATGGTCTTTTATCTGCGCACCCGATTTCACCCTTTGTGTCAATTCATCATGTAGAGGCCGTGGAGCCTATTTACCCTGGGATGAGCTCTTTGGACAGTTTGAAATTGTTCACTAAGGCCATGAAGGTTGATCCTATGAGCTTCTTGCAGCGATCAATCTGTTATGACCATGCACGCCGCCTAACCTTTTCTGTCTCGCTTGGTTATGCTATTCAAGTGTTCCCAAGCATCGTGCTACCCCGGGTCCTTGAGCGCTCAGAAATGACTTTCTCTGCTTGGAACAAGATTCATAATCTGAATGAGTTTGATTTGGATACTAGGGATCCCTCCAAATCTGTTTGTAAGAGTCCAGTCCTCTTCTTCTTAGAAGATGTGGAAAGACAAGGCAACACTACTCTGGGTACATATGTGCGGGCGGGGAGattgaaagatgatttgaaaagaaaagttcTCTGCTTTCCTCGTTCGGCTCCTCTTCCTTATGTGGGGCGTATTCGGGCTTTGGGGTATCCTCTAAAGAACTGGCATTTG TCACCACGTCGCCTGTGTTGCAAACTGAATCAAACAAGTGATGAACTCCTTACAATATCAGTTAAACAGTGTGGGAAGGGATCTTTTGGTTCTTTTGCTGATTCCGTGTGA